Below is a genomic region from Citrobacter europaeus.
CCCCCATTTCCAGTCCCAATACGCGATGAGTTTCACTGGTACGAGCGCTGATAATGATGACCGGAAGATAGAAGCTCATTTGACGGATCCGACGACAAATCTCCAGACCGTCCACGCCCGGCAGCATCAAATCGAGGATAACGGCATCCCAGACATGCTTCTCAAGTTGCTCAAGCGCTCGTGCCCCATCAGCCTCATGAATAATTTCGTACCCTTCATCCTTCAGGCTCAGTTGCAAAAGTGCGGCAATATCGCTGTCATCTTCCACCAAAAATATCTTTTTTGCGCCAGCCATCAGTGTCATCCCCCTCTCATCATGCTGAAAGCTTACCTCAGGCAAGGGGCGGAAGTTATCACAAAATTTTTAACTTTTCGTGAGGATCCTGGGATACGCAGGCGCACAGTATGTCGTTATCGACACGCCAGACATCAACAGGGAAACGTCGCTTTGTTTTCCCTACTATGAAAATAAAAAGGAAACGTTATGCTGAAAAAACGTCCACTTCGGGAAGCTGATGTTACAGCCGAGTCAGTATTTTTTATGCAACGACGACAGATCCTCAAAGCACTTGGGATAGGCGCGGCGGCGGCGTCGTTGTCTGCCCCGACACAAGCCAGTTTGTTAAATTGGTTTAAAGGCAACGATCGTCCGCCTGCACCGGCGGGCAAACCACTCGGGTTTACAAAACCCGAGCTTTGGCAAAACAGTCTGCCCCTGACGCCGGAAGACAAAGTGACGGGCTACAACAATTTCTACGAGTTTGGTCTGGATAAAGCCGATCCTGCCGCTAATGCCGGTAGCCTGAAAACCGATCCCTGGACGTTGACCATCAGCGGTGAAGTGAACAAACCGTTAACGTTGGATCATGATGCGCTGACCACTCGTTTTCCATTAGAGGAGCGTATTTACCGGATGCGTTGCGTTGAGGCATGGTCGATGGTTGTGCCATGGGTCGGTTTTCCTTTGCATAAATTATTGGCGCTGGTTGAGCCAAACAGCCACGCCAAATACGTCGCCTTTGAAACTCGCTACGCTCCTGATGAAATGCCCGGCCAGAAAGATCGCTTCATTGGTGGTGGGTTGAAATATCCCTATGTTGAAGGTCTGCGTTTGGATGAGGCTATGCACCCACTGACACTGCTGACCGTGGGCGTGTATGGCAAAGCGTTGCCGCCGCAAAACGGGGCGCCGATACGCCTGACCGTACCCTGGAAGTACGGCTTCAAGGGCATTAAATCGATAGTCAGTATTAAGCTCACGCGCGAGCAGCCGCCGACCACCTGGAATATGTCAGCGCCGAACGAATACGGTTTTTACGCCAATGTAAATCCGCAGGTCGATCACCCTCGCTGGTCTCAGGCCACAGAGCGTTTTATCGGTTCGGGTGGCATTCTCGATGTACAGCGACAGCCCACATTGCCTTTCAATGGTTATGCAGATGAGGTGGCCTCTTTATATCAGGGTATGGATCTACGGGAGTACTTTTAAGTGAGGCTAACCGCAAAACAGATAACCGGCCTGAAAGTACTGCTGCATCTCGCCGGTTTTTTACCCCTGCTGTGGCTCTTCTGGGCCACACAGCATGGCGGATTGGGGGCCGACCCGGGAAAAGATATCCAGCACTTTACAGGCATCACCGCACTGAAGTTTTTGCTGGCTACCCTGCTGGTATCACCGCTCGCACGATACGCAAAGCAGCCTTTGTTATTTCGCACCCGACGGTTGTTAGGCTTGTGGTGCTTTGCATGGGCTACGTTGCATATGCTCAGCTATGCGCTGCTGGAGTTGGGTATGCAAAATCTGGGATTGCTAGGACATGAACTGGTTTCACGCCCATGGCTAACGCTGGGCATGACGGGTTGGATTATCTTACTCCTGCTGACGCTGACCTCCACGCAAGCCGCGCAACGTAAAATGGGCAAACGCTGGCAAACGTTGCACAACTACGTCTACCTGGCCGCCATTTTGCTACCGCTGCATTACCTGTGGTCGGTAAAAGTGTTATCACCGCTCCCCATTATCTACGCCATTTGTTTTGTCGTGTTGCTGGCTTTTCGCTATAAAAAGCTGTTACGGAAAACCAGGTATAAAGGTGTGTTTATGAAAAGTGAATGAATCACGGTAAACTTCTTACTACACCTAAGCAGAACGAGAACAAAAAATGAGTAACAATGATAATTACCATCAGCTTTCTCAGACATTCAACAGGTTCACCATCCTGAAAAACTAACAGCGGCGGACAAGAAGGCATTTCGCAACCTACTTTCGGAATTCGTCGTGTCTTGAGTATGTTATCCTGAGCTTGATCAGATGAACCAGGAAAAGGATTTCATGATGAAAAGGCTCAGTTTTAGCCGCATTCTTAAGAGGTGCGGTATTATATTCTTATTATTCTTCGTTTTTTTGACGCAAATGTTCTACAGCAACGGCTTATATAAAAGCGCTATTTGGCTTGACGGGCTTTATCGGAAGCACACACAAGGCCCCTCCTCATCTGTCACCGCCTTGATGACGCCGGAAACTGTCGAAAAGAACAAATCACTTATTAAGCAAAGCATCACGAATGACGCCATTTTTATTGAGGGCGGCGAATTTACTATGGGTCCGGATAACTGTGATAATTATGCGCCAACGCTTTCTCAGTGCGCTGGAGCTCCTGTCTATCAGGTCAAGTTAAGTAATTATTCACTGTTAAAGTTTAAAATCACCAACCGTGATTTTGATACTTTTCAGGCTGATAATGATCAATTTATCAATCCGCATCATGACCGTTTTGATTCTGAACGCTGGGAGAAAATTCATCAACATGGCAATCTTCCTGCCATCCTGAATTGGAATATGGCTAATGATTATTGTCAGTGGTTAGGGAAGTTAACGGATTTGCCTGTTGCGTTACCCACCGAAGCACAGTGGGAATATGCCGCAAGAAATCGTGGTCAGTACGTTGGGTTTATGACCGACAATAATACAATAGAACCCGGAGTTAATGTTTCTTCTTTCGAAATGAGGCAAGCAATCAAGGACGGCTTTCTCACTCCTGTTGGACAATTTCCACCTTCGCCACTTGGATTATACGATCTCTCCGGCAATGGCCTCGAGTGGGTTAATGACTGGTATTCGAGAGACAAACCTGCCGGCACCGGTCCTTTCATTGACCCCAAAGGACCGGCAATAGGGTATTTAGACAGTGAAGGCCCTGCGAAAGTCTTACGCCCTTATCAACCCAATGCTGATTCATCAGGTTTTGGCGTGACTGTGCACGATCGTTATTATGCTGCCGTTTCTGCTTCTGTTGACTCCGCCAGTTCTTACACGGCCCGCTGCGTTATTAATCATTCGCAAAGGATAGCGACTCATGAGTAAAAAATATTTATGGATTTCATTTCTTATCGCCGCGTTGTTGCCATGGCTGTTATTTTCTGATGCTTTGCACGATAACGTCAGCCGACTGTTCGCCCGTGTTGGCTCAATATTTTCAACCAACGATACCAACGGCCTGGTCAGGCAAACCCAGGCCGATATGATCGAGATTAAGGGTGGCTCATTTTACTTTGGTAAGTTTGATACTGAATATGGCAAACAACGTTATGCCGAACTGCGGTTCAATTACCCTTTAGAACTGAGAGAAGTTACCATTGATAATTTTTCAATGACAAAATATCAGGTTACTTACGGGGATTATGCTATCTACACGCAAGTCAACGGCAAAGATCCTGTAGAGGTCACCGATCCAAATCAAAAAGAACTGAAAGAGGACCGTGTCCCGGTTTTACTCACCTGGCAAGAAGCGCGGGATTATTGTCACTGGTTGGGCAAAACAACTGGGAAGACAATGGATCTACCTACCGAAAAACAGTGGGAATATGCTGCCCGTAGCCGAGGCCAGTTTATTCTCTACCCCACGGACACCGGCATCGTAGAACCCGGAAAGAATGTACCATTGGAAACTGACAAAGAGCGAACAGACTATTCGGTGTTGCAATATAAACTGATGTCCGTGGGGAAGTTTCCTCCAAACCCACTTGGGCTCTATGATCTAGCCAGCAACGGAGATGAGTGGACGCGTGATATTTATCAGGAGACAGGTTATTGGGCTGATAACGATAAATATAAGAACGACAGAGTGGTACGCTCCCAGTCCATGAGTGCACACGGGGGGGCACCAACAGTTTCACGCAGTTATGACGACAAGCAAGCCAGGAACACGGCACGGTGTGTCATGGAACCTTAAGCGCGATGCAAAACAGATGACTGAATGAACAAGAAAACTAAGCGTACTGTTTTTTCTCCACAGGTAGCCTTCTTTTCTGTAGCCGCTAAGATGGGTGCATAAATCGTGTATAAATCACGGTAAACTTCTCACTACACCTAAGCAGAACGAGAACAAAAAATGAGTAACAATGATAATTACCATCAGCTCACCCGCACGTTCCTGCGGCTCTCTCGCTTCTCCCACCTCTCGGCAATAGCCAGTTGGGACATGTTTACCATGATGCCATCAGGCGGCAGCAAAGCTCGCGGCGAAGCGCTTGCCGAGCTGAGCGTGCTTGAGCATCAGCTGTTAACCGACCCGAAGGTGGCAACGTGGATCGCCGCAGCGCAACAGGAAGATCTCAACGATGTTGAGCAAGCGAACCTTCGCGAAATGTCGCGGCTACATCATCAGGCATCCCTATTGCCCGAATCGTTGGTAGAAGCAAAATCTCTTGCGGGAAGCCGCTGCGAGCATGCCTGGCGTAGTCAGCGACCCGCGAATGACTGGGAAGGATTTGCCGAAAACCTGAAAGAAGTCGTGCAGTACAGCCGCGAAGAAGCCCGACTTCGCGCAGACGCAAAAGGCTGTTCGCCTTATGACGCGCTACTGGACATCTTTGAGCCCGGAATGACCAGCGCCCAACTGGATGTCCTGTTTGCAGATGTAAAAAGCTGGCTGCCCGATCTGCTAAACAAGGTGGTGGCAAAACAGTCTCAGCAGTCGCTCATCCCCCCGGTTGGCCCCTTCCCAACCGCTATCCAGCGAGAGTTGGGGCTTGAAACGATGGCGCAGTTGGGATTTGACTTTACGGCTGGCCGACTGGATATCAGCGCACACCCCTTCTGTGGCGGCGTGCCTGAAGACGTTCGTATTACCACTCGCTATGATGAAAATGAATTGCTCAGCGCACTGTTTGGCGTGATTCATGAAACCGGTCATGCCCGCTATGAGCAAAATTTGCCACGTAACTGGTTAGGGCAACCTATCGCTCTGGCACGTTCAACCGCCATTCATGAGTCCCAGAGTCTGTTCTTCGAGATGCAACTGGGACGCAGTAAAGCCTTTCTGACACGGTTAATTCCTGCTGTAACGCGCCACTTTGGCGATCAGGCTGCATTTGAAGAAAGCAATTTCATCGCCTGGAACCAGCAGGTTAAACCCGGGTTTATTCGTGTTGATGCCGACGAGGTGAGCTATCCCGCTCACGTGATCCTGCGTTATGAAATCGAACGCGCGCTCATCAATGGCGATATTGAAGTGGATGATATCCCGGCATTGTGGAATGAGAAAATGCAGGCCTGGCTGGGGCTGTCAACGATCGGAAACTATCGTAACGGTTGTATGCAGGATATTCACTGGACCGACGGCGGCTTTGGCTACTTCCCTTCCTATACCTTGGGCGCCATGTATGCGGCGCAGTTGTTCAGTGCCGCAAACCGCGCACTGCCTGACTTGAATCAGTCTATTGCGCAAGGTGAGTTTGGTCCCCTGTTTGACTGGTTACGTCAGAACATCTGGCAGCATGGCAGCCGTTTCACCACTGAACAACTTATTACCCAGGCCACCGGAGAGCCGCTTAGCAGCCGTTATTTCCGCGCCCACCTGGAAGCCCGCTATTTGTAATCTCATACCGTGAGTCATTGTACATATCGTTACACGTCGATACCAATGACTCACGGAAGCCCTGTGATTACAGCGATATAGTTATTTCAACGGCCCCGCAGTGGGGTTGAATGAAAAACCAAATCGAGGGTATGAGAATGAAAAAAGTATTAGCTCTGGTTGTTGCCGCTGCTATGGGTCTGTCTTCTGCTGCATTTGCTGCTGAAACAACTGCTACAACCGCTCCGGCTGCTGCTGCAACCACTAAAGCTGCGCCGGCAAAAACCACGCATCATAAAAAACAGCACAAAGCAGCGCCGCAGAAAGCTCAGGCTGCCAAGAAACACGCTAAAAAATCCACCACAAAACCGGCTGTAGAACAAAAAGCACCAGAGCAGAAAGCTCAGGCCGCTAAAAAACACACCAAAAAAGCAGCAACCAAACCAGTAGCAGAACAAAAAGCACCAGAGCAAAAAGCTCAGGCCGCTAAAAAACACACCAAAAAAGCAGTAAAACACGACACCGCTAAACCAGCAGCTCAACCTGCTGCATAACACATTTGTAGTCACTATGGCGTCCCCCACGCCATAGCATACGGCGCTAAATCGATCTGATTTAGCGCCGCCTTTCGGAGGGTAAAATGGTGTCACATTACCGCTTTGAGTTCATTCTTATTACCTTAATAATTTGCGCCTTCATTGCCATGCATTTTTATCTTTCCTGAGTGTAGTTATCTGATTTTACTCCCACTTTCCCGCCGTCCCGTCTATAGTATTAACTGAGGGTTTGCTGTTAAAAATCATAATTCCCCACCAGAGTGTGATATGCATAAAACCATTGCTGTGTTACTGGGTTCAATTTGTTTACTTCCTGTCGTTGCGCATGCGGACCAGCCTGCAACAGCCAGCGCTGAAGCAGAAAACATAAAAACGTTATTTTTTGGTCATGACGATCGCACCAAGGTGACCGACCCAACGCAATCTCCGTGGGACGCTATCGGGCAACTGGAAACCGCCAGTGGTAACTTGTGTACCGCCACGCTCATTTCACCACGTCTGGCACTGACGGCCGGACACTGCTTACTCACCCCGCCGAAAGGCAAGCCGGATAAAGCCGTGGTGTTACGCTTCGTGTCGAAAAAGGGTGTCTGGCGCTATGAAATTCATGGAATCGAAGGCCGGGTTGATCCTTCGCTCGGAAAACGTTTAAAAGCCGATGGTGATGGCTGGATAGTACCGCCTTCCGCGGCCCCGTGGGATTTTGGTCTGGTGGTGCTGCGTTACCCACCTTCTGGGATCACACCGCTGCCATTATTTGAAGGTGATAAAGCAGCATTAACCGCAGCGCTGAAAACCGCAGATCGTAAAGTTACGCAGTCGGGCTATCCGGAAGATCATCTTGACGACTTATACACGCATCAGGATTGCGTAGTGACCGGCTGGGCGCAAAATACCGTTCTGTCACACCAGTGCGACACGCTCCCGGGCGACAGCGGTTCACCATTGATGTTGAAGACTGATTCAGGCTGGCAGTTGATTGGAGTACAAAGCTCTGCTCCGGCGGCGAAAGATCGCTGGCGGGCCGATAATCGCGCTATATCCGTAACCGGTTTTCGCGATAAGCTGGAAGAGTTGGCGAAGGAATAACACATGCTGCCCGCATTAACGGGCAGCACGGATATCAGGCAAGTTTTATCATTATCATCCCGGCAAGCAACAACGCCACGCCGATCCAGCCTTTATTATTCAGGCGTTGACCAAACAACACCCAGCCTGCCGCTAACGTCGCGGCAATCCCGAATCCGCCCCACAGGGCGTAGGCTACTGAAAGGTCGATACCTTTTACCGCCTGCGACAACGCGCTAAAGGCCGCGAGCACGGCAGCCAGCGACAATACGCCATAAATCTTGCGGCGAAATCCATCAGAAAACTTCAGAAAGACGTTAGCGACAATTTCCAGCACGATGGCCATACCAAGCCATGCGCCGTGAACCCACTCAAACTGCTGCATGGGTCACCTCTCTACCCGCTTTTGTCGGTTTTCGTGTACCTGATTTAATCAGTACAATACCTAACACCAGCGAGACCAGACCTGCCACCTTCATTGTGGACAAGGTTTCATCAAATAACAGCACACTAAATAGCGTAATAAATAAAATACCGATACCTTCCCACAAGGCATAGGCCACACCAAGGGCAATTTTTTTAACGGCAAAACTGAGAAAAATATACGATAAGGCGATCATTACCAGCATTAAAATAAAGCCCGAATTACCATGACCGACGCTTGCCCATTTCATTGACAGCGTACCAGTAATTTCAGCCGCGATGGCCAGACCTAATAATATCCAGTAAAACATGATGCTTCTCCTGCTTGAGAATATAGTCCTTTGGGCCTACTGCATGCAGTAAACCAAAAAAATAAAATTAGTTAGCTCAGCGCACAGCGCCAGCTCAGGCAGAAGAAGGGACTAAAGCGCGTTGCGCCAGTGTTGCTCACCCGCAAGCAAGAAAGTGGAGGAGGTACGAAGAAGTGTAGGTAAACGCAAAAACATCCTGAACATATTGTCCATAATATTACAATTATCCGCAGTGTTGCTTCTCATCATCGCGGATGATAATTGTCCTCGGTAGTTAAACACAGATGATTTGTATCATAGCTGCAAGACGAACTCAAAGTCTTTTCACTTCTTTACCTGCCCCGTTTGATTTTTGTTATAACGGCTCGACGCAAATCACACTATTATTCAGATTCAAAAATGAAAAACGCAGGAATACCTATGGCGAAACCGATCATCACGCTTAACGGCCTAAAAATAGTCATTATGCTGGGCATGCTGGTTATCATCCTGAGCGGCATCCGCTTTGCCGCAGATATCATCGTCCCCTTTATTTTGGCGTTATTTATTGCCGTTGTGCTAAACCCCGTGGTGCAGCGGATGGTCAAACTTCGCATACCGCGCGTATTCGCGGTGTCATTGCTCATCGTTATTATTGTGATGCTAATGGTGCTGCTGTTAGCGTATTTAGGTACATCCTTAAATGAGCTTGCGCGTACGCTGCCACAGTATCGTTCTTCCCTGGTTATCCCGCTTAAAAATCTCGAACCGTGGCTACAGCGCGCAGGGATCGGCGTTTCCGTGGACGAACTCGTCAAATATATCGATCCGAACGCGGCAATGACGCTGGTGACCAATTTACTGACGCAGCTGTCTAATGCCATGTCGTCAATATTTTTGCTGCTGCTGACGGTAGTGTTTATGCTGCTGGAAGTTCCGCAGCTACCCAACAAGCTCAAGCAAATGATGAGTCGTCCCATTGAGGGAA
It encodes:
- a CDS encoding serine protease, encoding MHKTIAVLLGSICLLPVVAHADQPATASAEAENIKTLFFGHDDRTKVTDPTQSPWDAIGQLETASGNLCTATLISPRLALTAGHCLLTPPKGKPDKAVVLRFVSKKGVWRYEIHGIEGRVDPSLGKRLKADGDGWIVPPSAAPWDFGLVVLRYPPSGITPLPLFEGDKAALTAALKTADRKVTQSGYPEDHLDDLYTHQDCVVTGWAQNTVLSHQCDTLPGDSGSPLMLKTDSGWQLIGVQSSAPAAKDRWRADNRAISVTGFRDKLEELAKE
- a CDS encoding formylglycine-generating enzyme family protein translates to MSKKYLWISFLIAALLPWLLFSDALHDNVSRLFARVGSIFSTNDTNGLVRQTQADMIEIKGGSFYFGKFDTEYGKQRYAELRFNYPLELREVTIDNFSMTKYQVTYGDYAIYTQVNGKDPVEVTDPNQKELKEDRVPVLLTWQEARDYCHWLGKTTGKTMDLPTEKQWEYAARSRGQFILYPTDTGIVEPGKNVPLETDKERTDYSVLQYKLMSVGKFPPNPLGLYDLASNGDEWTRDIYQETGYWADNDKYKNDRVVRSQSMSAHGGAPTVSRSYDDKQARNTARCVMEP
- the mdtI gene encoding multidrug/spermidine efflux SMR transporter subunit MdtI, translated to MQQFEWVHGAWLGMAIVLEIVANVFLKFSDGFRRKIYGVLSLAAVLAAFSALSQAVKGIDLSVAYALWGGFGIAATLAAGWVLFGQRLNNKGWIGVALLLAGMIMIKLA
- a CDS encoding formylglycine-generating enzyme family protein; translation: MMKRLSFSRILKRCGIIFLLFFVFLTQMFYSNGLYKSAIWLDGLYRKHTQGPSSSVTALMTPETVEKNKSLIKQSITNDAIFIEGGEFTMGPDNCDNYAPTLSQCAGAPVYQVKLSNYSLLKFKITNRDFDTFQADNDQFINPHHDRFDSERWEKIHQHGNLPAILNWNMANDYCQWLGKLTDLPVALPTEAQWEYAARNRGQYVGFMTDNNTIEPGVNVSSFEMRQAIKDGFLTPVGQFPPSPLGLYDLSGNGLEWVNDWYSRDKPAGTGPFIDPKGPAIGYLDSEGPAKVLRPYQPNADSSGFGVTVHDRYYAAVSASVDSASSYTARCVINHSQRIATHE
- a CDS encoding carboxypeptidase M32; protein product: MSNNDNYHQLTRTFLRLSRFSHLSAIASWDMFTMMPSGGSKARGEALAELSVLEHQLLTDPKVATWIAAAQQEDLNDVEQANLREMSRLHHQASLLPESLVEAKSLAGSRCEHAWRSQRPANDWEGFAENLKEVVQYSREEARLRADAKGCSPYDALLDIFEPGMTSAQLDVLFADVKSWLPDLLNKVVAKQSQQSLIPPVGPFPTAIQRELGLETMAQLGFDFTAGRLDISAHPFCGGVPEDVRITTRYDENELLSALFGVIHETGHARYEQNLPRNWLGQPIALARSTAIHESQSLFFEMQLGRSKAFLTRLIPAVTRHFGDQAAFEESNFIAWNQQVKPGFIRVDADEVSYPAHVILRYEIERALINGDIEVDDIPALWNEKMQAWLGLSTIGNYRNGCMQDIHWTDGGFGYFPSYTLGAMYAAQLFSAANRALPDLNQSIAQGEFGPLFDWLRQNIWQHGSRFTTEQLITQATGEPLSSRYFRAHLEARYL
- the asr gene encoding acid resistance repetitive basic protein Asr, translating into MKKVLALVVAAAMGLSSAAFAAETTATTAPAAAATTKAAPAKTTHHKKQHKAAPQKAQAAKKHAKKSTTKPAVEQKAPEQKAQAAKKHTKKAATKPVAEQKAPEQKAQAAKKHTKKAVKHDTAKPAAQPAA
- a CDS encoding AI-2E family transporter, with protein sequence MAKPIITLNGLKIVIMLGMLVIILSGIRFAADIIVPFILALFIAVVLNPVVQRMVKLRIPRVFAVSLLIVIIVMLMVLLLAYLGTSLNELARTLPQYRSSLVIPLKNLEPWLQRAGIGVSVDELVKYIDPNAAMTLVTNLLTQLSNAMSSIFLLLLTVVFMLLEVPQLPNKLKQMMSRPIEGMAAIQRAIDSVSHYLVLKTAISIVTGLVAWGMLSALDVRFAFVWGLLAFALNYIPNIGSVLAAIPPIAQVLVFSGLYDALVVLAGYLVINLVFGNILEPRIMGRGLGLSTLVVFLSLIFWGWLLGPVGMLLSVPLTIIVKIALEQTNGGQSIAVLLSDLNKE
- the msrP gene encoding protein-methionine-sulfoxide reductase catalytic subunit MsrP, encoding MLKKRPLREADVTAESVFFMQRRQILKALGIGAAAASLSAPTQASLLNWFKGNDRPPAPAGKPLGFTKPELWQNSLPLTPEDKVTGYNNFYEFGLDKADPAANAGSLKTDPWTLTISGEVNKPLTLDHDALTTRFPLEERIYRMRCVEAWSMVVPWVGFPLHKLLALVEPNSHAKYVAFETRYAPDEMPGQKDRFIGGGLKYPYVEGLRLDEAMHPLTLLTVGVYGKALPPQNGAPIRLTVPWKYGFKGIKSIVSIKLTREQPPTTWNMSAPNEYGFYANVNPQVDHPRWSQATERFIGSGGILDVQRQPTLPFNGYADEVASLYQGMDLREYF
- the mdtJ gene encoding multidrug/spermidine efflux SMR transporter subunit MdtJ — its product is MMFYWILLGLAIAAEITGTLSMKWASVGHGNSGFILMLVMIALSYIFLSFAVKKIALGVAYALWEGIGILFITLFSVLLFDETLSTMKVAGLVSLVLGIVLIKSGTRKPTKAGREVTHAAV
- the msrQ gene encoding protein-methionine-sulfoxide reductase heme-binding subunit MsrQ; the encoded protein is MRLTAKQITGLKVLLHLAGFLPLLWLFWATQHGGLGADPGKDIQHFTGITALKFLLATLLVSPLARYAKQPLLFRTRRLLGLWCFAWATLHMLSYALLELGMQNLGLLGHELVSRPWLTLGMTGWIILLLLTLTSTQAAQRKMGKRWQTLHNYVYLAAILLPLHYLWSVKVLSPLPIIYAICFVVLLAFRYKKLLRKTRYKGVFMKSE